The Microcoleus sp. FACHB-672 genome has a window encoding:
- a CDS encoding glycoside hydrolase, with translation MNPNPLAVFVPWLHMHQPPIWVGDHLTGNLEKMLNGEPNSEEHWNAQWFAQAYKNPARYVELLTQEGHSPRIMVDYSGVLLEELARLSSGIFNHLHVDGEVMGDVIGLWRRVLSNHPDAVEFAGTAYSHCYFPATPERDHEGQIMEWRRVFADLFGQEALSRVRGFWPPEMGMTGNPAEALRFIRLLKKCGYEWIILPNSALEHPEGWSVPALENRVHWLVVESGGESERILCVVRDTDMGIRQQSGHNVDGCINDIRYRGKVLQDGEVPPLIVPTSDGENGNVMMFEYFRNTFAPMFRNSTSWQDIEFMTVSRYMDQYLRNGPSTEVKLKPAGGSWIGGHQSWNEGDRRQRVLMAVEQLSQDYDLAVQEKRMDTHQLPLLLCETSCYVYWNSEFWFDQADRCVAWARNLIT, from the coding sequence ATGAACCCAAATCCCCTAGCCGTATTTGTCCCTTGGTTGCATATGCATCAGCCCCCAATTTGGGTTGGCGATCACCTCACCGGCAACCTGGAAAAAATGCTCAATGGCGAGCCAAATTCTGAGGAACACTGGAACGCCCAATGGTTTGCCCAAGCCTACAAAAATCCCGCCCGATATGTAGAATTATTGACCCAGGAAGGGCATTCGCCGCGCATCATGGTGGATTATTCCGGCGTATTGCTGGAAGAGTTGGCACGACTGAGCAGCGGCATCTTCAATCATCTTCATGTCGATGGTGAAGTGATGGGCGATGTAATTGGCTTGTGGCGTCGCGTTTTAAGCAACCATCCAGACGCCGTGGAATTTGCCGGCACAGCTTACAGTCATTGCTATTTTCCCGCTACCCCAGAACGCGATCATGAAGGGCAAATCATGGAATGGCGGCGCGTATTTGCAGATCTTTTTGGTCAAGAAGCGCTATCCCGAGTGCGCGGATTTTGGCCCCCGGAAATGGGAATGACCGGCAATCCTGCCGAAGCGTTGCGGTTTATTCGCCTGTTGAAAAAATGTGGCTATGAGTGGATTATTTTACCGAATTCAGCACTAGAACATCCTGAAGGGTGGAGTGTGCCGGCTTTAGAAAACCGCGTGCATTGGTTGGTCGTAGAATCAGGCGGAGAAAGCGAACGTATCCTTTGTGTGGTGCGCGATACAGACATGGGCATCCGGCAGCAAAGTGGTCACAATGTCGATGGTTGTATTAATGACATCCGCTATCGGGGGAAGGTGTTGCAAGATGGGGAGGTGCCGCCGTTAATCGTACCAACTTCTGATGGCGAAAATGGAAATGTGATGATGTTTGAGTATTTCCGCAACACATTTGCACCGATGTTTCGTAACTCAACATCTTGGCAAGATATCGAGTTTATGACAGTCAGCCGGTATATGGATCAATACTTGCGAAATGGCCCTTCTACTGAGGTTAAACTAAAGCCTGCGGGCGGATCTTGGATTGGCGGACATCAAAGTTGGAATGAAGGTGATCGCCGGCAACGGGTACTGATGGCTGTCGAACAGTTGAGTCAAGATTATGATTTAGCAGTGCAAGAAAAACGGATGGATACCCATCAGTTACCACTGCTATTGTGTGAAACCAGTTGTTATGTCTACTGGAATTCTGAGTTTTGGTTCGATCAAGCAGATCGGTGTGTCGCTTGGGCGCGTAATCTCATCACTTGA
- a CDS encoding KGK domain-containing protein, with amino-acid sequence MNEENGFELVGCEENAVLSVDINSMTNRYLIAHPMFTAGELMAEIRKRFLNGLSEEDRKTLLEEGLPCQILRPGKSWQAGKVRVRVLLEVSSNEPENGRLEVPSYDMRQILNGDKK; translated from the coding sequence ATGAATGAAGAAAATGGTTTTGAGTTGGTAGGGTGTGAGGAGAATGCTGTTTTATCAGTAGATATTAATTCTATGACCAATCGTTATCTGATCGCCCACCCGATGTTTACAGCCGGCGAACTGATGGCAGAGATTAGGAAAAGATTTCTAAATGGCTTATCTGAAGAAGACAGAAAAACTTTGCTGGAAGAGGGTTTACCCTGTCAAATCTTGAGACCGGGTAAAAGCTGGCAAGCAGGAAAAGTTCGGGTGAGAGTTCTTCTAGAAGTTTCTAGTAACGAGCCAGAAAATGGTCGGCTAGAAGTGCCTTCTTACGATATGCGGCAGATTTTGAACGGAGATAAGAAATAA
- a CDS encoding Dabb family protein produces the protein MPQIQHLVLLKFKPEVLPEKIAELFKQLSELQQLIPGITYYAGGSYSSSEGLNQDYTHGFVMTFESAGARDAYLPHPEHERVKAALLLCLDGVIAFDFEA, from the coding sequence ATGCCTCAGATTCAACACCTGGTTTTACTCAAGTTTAAACCCGAAGTCCTGCCAGAAAAGATTGCAGAACTCTTCAAGCAACTCAGTGAACTCCAACAATTGATTCCAGGCATCACTTATTATGCCGGTGGCTCATATTCGAGTTCTGAAGGGCTGAACCAAGACTACACCCACGGGTTTGTAATGACGTTCGAGAGTGCCGGTGCGCGTGACGCTTATCTACCCCATCCGGAACACGAACGAGTCAAAGCGGCACTCCTCCTTTGTTTAGACGGCGTGATCGCCTTTGATTTTGAAGCTTAG
- a CDS encoding alpha/beta hydrolase encodes MLPNLKWAKGAAGLVWALAITNLTGLTKSAQAAETVVVHKGPFTASFDVADLKTIAETGKVPPALQSYASTLSSEKRGKIVAALKTKVPLNVVAISNLLNTRIGSTILADLATITPRKDAAGVQALRAALVLGAKDPAGLSIISFIESYPSQRLNIDLDRAFEVMGSLNTPFWQTQRFMAAIAPQLTPREIQLNLPFDPSQPGTASVQVLSLNLNDSQRQRNIPVDLYSSAGATAEKPVVVFTHGLGSDRTELRYLADHLASHGYVVAVVEHIGSNTTQVNTALAGGPLLQPDEFLNRPKDISFTLDELEKLNLSAGSLKGKLATDNVMVIGYSMGGGTALSIAGGELQIASVKQRCQGDLVSLSPGVGLQCIAGGLPENTYQLYDPRIKRAMAMNPISSIIFGETGLSKVQVPTLIVTGSADKTTPALSEQILGFSKLLAPKWLVGFVGGTHLSIKDPAATIDQTTKPNTVLTGGELIGDQAASVRNYIKAISLAMAAQLTADADDYAIFLTSDYAQYASTQAIPIRLVTELPAEAEALVKAVLQKESR; translated from the coding sequence ATGCTACCAAACTTGAAATGGGCTAAAGGAGCTGCCGGCCTTGTCTGGGCACTTGCCATTACTAATCTGACAGGGTTAACAAAATCCGCACAAGCGGCAGAAACCGTTGTCGTTCATAAAGGCCCATTTACAGCATCATTTGATGTTGCCGATCTTAAAACAATTGCTGAAACAGGAAAAGTACCGCCGGCTTTGCAAAGTTATGCCAGTACCCTATCGTCTGAAAAGCGGGGCAAAATTGTAGCAGCGCTGAAAACAAAAGTGCCCCTCAATGTTGTAGCGATTAGCAACTTGCTGAATACTCGGATCGGTAGTACCATCTTGGCCGATCTGGCCACGATTACGCCACGAAAGGATGCAGCCGGTGTGCAAGCGCTTCGAGCCGCACTGGTACTGGGTGCAAAAGATCCAGCCGGTCTTTCGATCATTAGCTTTATCGAATCTTACCCGAGTCAGCGCCTCAATATTGACTTGGATCGGGCGTTTGAAGTGATGGGAAGCTTGAACACCCCTTTTTGGCAAACTCAGCGGTTTATGGCCGCGATTGCTCCTCAATTAACGCCTCGCGAAATTCAGCTAAATTTACCGTTTGACCCCTCCCAACCGGGAACCGCTTCTGTACAGGTACTTAGCTTAAACCTCAATGATTCGCAGCGTCAACGCAATATTCCCGTTGATCTATACTCATCAGCCGGTGCAACTGCTGAAAAACCTGTGGTTGTCTTTACTCACGGTTTGGGATCTGACCGCACAGAGTTGCGCTATTTGGCAGATCATTTAGCATCACATGGTTACGTGGTTGCTGTTGTCGAACATATCGGCAGTAACACCACGCAAGTGAATACAGCACTCGCCGGCGGTCCTCTTCTGCAACCCGATGAGTTTTTAAATCGCCCCAAAGATATTAGTTTTACTTTAGATGAACTAGAAAAATTAAACCTATCAGCCGGCTCTCTCAAAGGCAAACTCGCAACTGATAATGTCATGGTGATTGGGTATTCTATGGGGGGTGGAACCGCTTTGTCTATTGCTGGAGGCGAGTTACAAATAGCCAGTGTAAAACAGCGATGTCAGGGCGATTTGGTCAGCTTGAGTCCGGGAGTCGGACTACAGTGTATTGCCGGCGGACTTCCGGAAAACACCTATCAACTGTACGATCCACGCATTAAACGAGCAATGGCGATGAATCCAATTAGCTCAATAATTTTTGGCGAAACGGGCTTGAGCAAAGTGCAAGTTCCCACCCTGATTGTCACCGGCTCTGCAGATAAGACAACTCCTGCTTTAAGCGAACAGATACTCGGTTTTTCCAAACTTCTCGCTCCCAAATGGCTGGTCGGTTTTGTTGGGGGAACTCATTTAAGTATTAAAGATCCTGCTGCAACAATCGATCAGACAACAAAACCGAATACTGTTCTCACCGGCGGTGAATTGATTGGCGATCAAGCCGCTAGTGTTCGCAACTATATCAAAGCTATATCATTAGCAATGGCTGCTCAACTGACGGCTGATGCTGACGACTATGCTATCTTTCTAACCTCAGATTACGCTCAGTACGCTTCCACACAAGCGATACCCATTCGCCTTGTGACTGAACTGCCGGCGGAGGCAGAAGCTTTGGTGAAAGCGGTTCTCCAAAAGGAATCCCGTTAA